In the genome of Impatiens glandulifera chromosome 6, dImpGla2.1, whole genome shotgun sequence, the window AAAGTGTTATCTACctagatttaaataatataatgaaatctACCAATCTTAGGctttgtttgattgaagttatttgagattattattaaatttttatcatCAATCTCATTTAAATCATTAAGTAAAATCTCAAAAcatcttaaaattataatatctttatCCAAAACCATTCCCAAAACAAACAATCCTTTTAATAGGTTGTttacctttttcttttttctctttttttttttccttcctataaattaaaaaagagctttcatcatcattaatataattgatCATAAACCATCTATTTCTTTAATTATCTCTTGGAGACTAGCAAGCAGCTTATAAGCTATGACTATGAGTGAAGTGGGAGGAGATAAACCACCGGCACCACCTCTGTCACCACCCATGAAGAAGAGACGAAGTGGCCGGAAAGGGAAGGGAGTGGTGGTCGTGGAGGGAGGCGACGGTGGTGGTGGAGGAAGAGCAAAAATAGGAAATCATATATTGAATGAAAgagagaggaggaagaagatgaatgaTAAGTTCTCAACTCTCCATCATTTGCTCCCTCATATCCCCACTAaggtaatttaatttataagcatatataatttataagatgTTATTTGTAATTAATGAATATGGTTggttttttgaattaaatttagagCAATAGATCAAGCATAATTGGTGAAGCTACTAGGTACATTAAAAAGCTACAAGTGATCTTACAAGATGGCGAAAGGCAGAAGCTTGAAAGGGTCCAAAATGGGGTGGTGGAGAATTTAACAAGTAAAGTGGAAATTAGTACTGGAGAGAGttcgaacaacaacaacaacaacaacaaggaTCGTACATTAATTGTATCGAGTGATTTTGGTCCTGTGTTTGAGACATGGTCTTGGCCCAATGTTGTTTTAAACATGTGTGGTGAATATGGACAATTCTCAGTCTGCACCTTGAAGAAACCCAACATTTTGTCTTCCATCAGCTTCTTGTTTGAACAGTTCAAACTGGATGTTGTTAATTGTAACATCAATATCTCAAATCAATCTTCTTATATGTACATGTTCTTAACACAAGTGAGTATATAtaaatgttgttttattatgtttttcataattaattaattgtacgTACATCATGATGATCATATTATAATGTCGATTGATCAGGTCATGAGGAATGGATCATCAACTGATCATCTTGAATTACCTACAGCAGCAGAAGTACTAGAGATCTTCAAGAGAGCAGCTGCGGAAATATCTTACTGGCTTTCTTCCTGAATTTTAACATCTCATAAACTTTAAGATCCATAAATGTAATTTGTTTGTGATTCCTTTAAACAAAACTATTGCCTGTCTATTAATGTTCAATTGGGTTAATTTGGAGTCtccattttataaaattatgtttgggttgagatttttttgtttttcaattttcttaagCTATTTatgtaagatttttttttttttaaatttaaatagttattaaCTAAGTCTTTAAGAACCATTATAGTTATGTCCTATGCTTTATTTGATAGTAGTAACTTAACGAGTCTTTCTTTTCGAGTCACCTACACCAGTGTTATATGAACGGATTTAAGAAAATAACaggaaaattataaatattaacgagtgaataaatgtatattttgtcattctctttaataattaaaaaaataatagtgaattaaatttaaaaaaataaaaaattataggtaatgtcacatttttatcgTATAACTTTGATCTCCTCCTATATAGGTTCATCCGCCTTAAAATGAAAGTGTGTTTTATCTcgtatcaattatttatatagttttaatctatttttactATCTATTTTCACGATTTCAATTCAATTAGGAAGCCCTTTGAATAAAAACGGGGCGAGATGGTTGTGGAGTGGTATAGCTGGTTCtcctttattaatttaattagtaattttagagttttgttcaattttattaaaatgtaataatatattttaaaattttattaacaactTTATAATTAAGGGTGAGAACATAAagtatcttaaaaaaaaaaatcaatttgaaaacaGTAGGGTTATATTTATCTATCTTGTGGATCCTTAATTAATTCcttatcatatat includes:
- the LOC124941520 gene encoding transcription factor bHLH95-like — translated: MTMSEVGGDKPPAPPLSPPMKKRRSGRKGKGVVVVEGGDGGGGGRAKIGNHILNERERRKKMNDKFSTLHHLLPHIPTKSNRSSIIGEATRYIKKLQVILQDGERQKLERVQNGVVENLTSKVEISTGESSNNNNNNNKDRTLIVSSDFGPVFETWSWPNVVLNMCGEYGQFSVCTLKKPNILSSISFLFEQFKLDVVNCNINISNQSSYMYMFLTQVMRNGSSTDHLELPTAAEVLEIFKRAAAEISYWLSS